A stretch of the Rosa rugosa chromosome 5, drRosRugo1.1, whole genome shotgun sequence genome encodes the following:
- the LOC133712606 gene encoding uncharacterized protein LOC133712606 isoform X1 produces MAAENGKRGIKRFLEPSTGDRIDQEKSEYGHVRSKRLKRMFHPEIAGGSNECRNEMQLKGDDENAAEGMAAKDAKKGKKRLSKESTTKRVNQGKTERSHVRSKRLKRMFHPEIAGGSNECRNEMQLKGDDENAAEGITTKDANRGKKRLLKRPIAKRIDEGKTECSHDKSKRLKRMFCREINEKDNQCQSETEFRGNAENSVQDQRSRLFGQASYQQNRQGLTVKYEDSGDNVYSCNHCDACFWLGEAIKRSTSNASIIYTNCCRKGKIKLERSKPTPTFLEHLLNPDNGSESRSFRENIRIYNSMFAFTSMGANIDYKINNGLGPYVFKISGQVHHLMGSLLPSNGESPKYAQLYIYDTKNEVSNRINAIDPNHNNVNIKSNIVEGLIKMFDQNNELVKEFRTIRDRYENGFIPTLNMTILNRQPTDSKQYETPTSEEIGGLIVGDIGQHNANKDLIIESKSGCLQRISKIHPKYMSLQYPILFPYGEDGYKPNLLIEQIPGNSKKKKTTNIYASIHCVSNPRPK; encoded by the exons ATGGCAGCTGAAAATGGCAAGAGAGGGATAAAGAGGTTCTTAGAACCATCTACCGGTGACAGAATTGATCAAGAAAAATCTGAATATGGTCATGTCAGATcaaaaagattgaaaagaa TGTTTCATCCAGAAATTGCTGGAGGATCTAATGAATGTCGGAATGAAATGCAATTGAAAGGTGATGATGAAAACGCTGCTGAAG GGATGGCAGCTAAGGATgccaagaaaggaaaaaaaagattgTCAAAAGAATCCACTACTAAGAGAGTTAATCAAGGAAAAACTGAACGTAGTCATGTTAGATCAAAGAGATTGAAAAGAA TGTTTCATCCAGAAATTGCTGGAGGATCTAATGAATGTCGGAATGAAATGCAATTGAAAGGTGATGATGAAAACGCTGCTGAAG GAATAACAACTAAGGATGCCAACAGAGGAAAGAAAAGGTTGTTAAAACGACCTATTGCTAAGAGAATTGATGAAGGAAAAACTGAATGTAGTCATGATAAATCAAAGAGATTGAAAAGAA TGTTTTGCCGAGAGATTAATGAAAAAGATAATCAATGTCAGAGTGAGACCGAATTCAGAGGTAATGCTGAAAATAGCGTTCAAG aTCAACGTTCGCGACTATTTGGTCAAGCGTCATATCAACAAAACAGACAAG GGTTAACTGTGAAATACGAAGACTCGGGGGATAATGTGTACTCATGTAACCATTGTGATGCATGCTTTTGGCTTGGAGAAGCTATTAAAAGATCAACTTCAAATGCATCAATTATCTATACAAATTGTTGTAGGAAAGGCAAAATCAAACttgaaagatcaaaaccaaCACCAACTTTCCTCGAGCATTTATTGAATCCAGACAATGGTTCAGAAAGCAGATCATTCAGAGAAAACATAAGAATTTATAATTCAATGTTTGCTTTTACATCAATGGGAGCAAATATtgactacaaaataaataatggTTTAGGTCCTTATGTTTTCAAAATTAGTGGTCAAGTACATCATTTAATGGGTTCTTTATTACCCTCTAATGGAGAATCTCCTAAATATgctcaattatatatatatgatacaaAAAATGAAGTTTCAAATCGCATTAATGCAATTGATCCGAATCACAATAATGTAAATATCAAATCAAATATAGTTGAAGGACTCATTAAAATGTTTGACCAAAATAATGAATTAGTAAAAGAATTTCGAACTATAAGAGATAGATATGAAAATGGTTTCATTCCTACATTAAATATGACTATACTTAATCGTCAACCTACTGATAGCAAACAATATGAAACACCAACCAGTGAAGAAATTGGTGGTTTAATTGTTGGTGATATTGGACAACATAATGCAAATAAAGATTTAATTATTGAATCAAAAAGTGGTTGTTTACAACGTATTTCTAAAATACATCCAAAATACATGTCATTACAATATCCAATACTTTTTCCATATGGTGAAGATGGATATAAACCGAATTTACTAATAGAGCAAATACCTggaaattctaaaaaaaaaaagacaacgAATATCTATGCGAGCATACATTGCGTATCAAATCCAAGACCGAAATAA
- the LOC133712606 gene encoding uncharacterized protein LOC133712606 isoform X3 produces the protein MQLKGDDENAAEGMAAKDAKKGKKRLSKESTTKRVNQGKTERSHVRSKRLKRMFHPEIAGGSNECRNEMQLKGDDENAAEGITTKDANRGKKRLLKRPIAKRIDEGKTECSHDKSKRLKRMFCREINEKDNQCQSETEFRGNAENSVQDQRSRLFGQASYQQNRQGLTVKYEDSGDNVYSCNHCDACFWLGEAIKRSTSNASIIYTNCCRKGKIKLERSKPTPTFLEHLLNPDNGSESRSFRENIRIYNSMFAFTSMGANIDYKINNGLGPYVFKISGQVHHLMGSLLPSNGESPKYAQLYIYDTKNEVSNRINAIDPNHNNVNIKSNIVEGLIKMFDQNNELVKEFRTIRDRYENGFIPTLNMTILNRQPTDSKQYETPTSEEIGGLIVGDIGQHNANKDLIIESKSGCLQRISKIHPKYMSLQYPILFPYGEDGYKPNLLIEQIPGNSKKKKTTNIYASIHCVSNPRPK, from the exons ATGCAATTGAAAGGTGATGATGAAAACGCTGCTGAAG GGATGGCAGCTAAGGATgccaagaaaggaaaaaaaagattgTCAAAAGAATCCACTACTAAGAGAGTTAATCAAGGAAAAACTGAACGTAGTCATGTTAGATCAAAGAGATTGAAAAGAA TGTTTCATCCAGAAATTGCTGGAGGATCTAATGAATGTCGGAATGAAATGCAATTGAAAGGTGATGATGAAAACGCTGCTGAAG GAATAACAACTAAGGATGCCAACAGAGGAAAGAAAAGGTTGTTAAAACGACCTATTGCTAAGAGAATTGATGAAGGAAAAACTGAATGTAGTCATGATAAATCAAAGAGATTGAAAAGAA TGTTTTGCCGAGAGATTAATGAAAAAGATAATCAATGTCAGAGTGAGACCGAATTCAGAGGTAATGCTGAAAATAGCGTTCAAG aTCAACGTTCGCGACTATTTGGTCAAGCGTCATATCAACAAAACAGACAAG GGTTAACTGTGAAATACGAAGACTCGGGGGATAATGTGTACTCATGTAACCATTGTGATGCATGCTTTTGGCTTGGAGAAGCTATTAAAAGATCAACTTCAAATGCATCAATTATCTATACAAATTGTTGTAGGAAAGGCAAAATCAAACttgaaagatcaaaaccaaCACCAACTTTCCTCGAGCATTTATTGAATCCAGACAATGGTTCAGAAAGCAGATCATTCAGAGAAAACATAAGAATTTATAATTCAATGTTTGCTTTTACATCAATGGGAGCAAATATtgactacaaaataaataatggTTTAGGTCCTTATGTTTTCAAAATTAGTGGTCAAGTACATCATTTAATGGGTTCTTTATTACCCTCTAATGGAGAATCTCCTAAATATgctcaattatatatatatgatacaaAAAATGAAGTTTCAAATCGCATTAATGCAATTGATCCGAATCACAATAATGTAAATATCAAATCAAATATAGTTGAAGGACTCATTAAAATGTTTGACCAAAATAATGAATTAGTAAAAGAATTTCGAACTATAAGAGATAGATATGAAAATGGTTTCATTCCTACATTAAATATGACTATACTTAATCGTCAACCTACTGATAGCAAACAATATGAAACACCAACCAGTGAAGAAATTGGTGGTTTAATTGTTGGTGATATTGGACAACATAATGCAAATAAAGATTTAATTATTGAATCAAAAAGTGGTTGTTTACAACGTATTTCTAAAATACATCCAAAATACATGTCATTACAATATCCAATACTTTTTCCATATGGTGAAGATGGATATAAACCGAATTTACTAATAGAGCAAATACCTggaaattctaaaaaaaaaaagacaacgAATATCTATGCGAGCATACATTGCGTATCAAATCCAAGACCGAAATAA
- the LOC133710219 gene encoding replication protein A 70 kDa DNA-binding subunit B-like: MAPTFIRDIEPFQFIEEMRARVARIWRPKKFDTDIYDGLHYVLIDERGDAIHAIIDESHYPVVTNKMEEGRVYDIFRCHSRENDFPFKVIDHEAHLSFNRMTEFKQVQDSSSPIPRYAFNLLEFSELADKKEDQIVLIDVYGCLKSIMPESQVFVRNKEKMESKCEITLENLRREDVRITLWGDNARQFDVQAVQNRSPPILAVFTSLRITEFQQRITLSGTNHTCMIVDPQIPQRQEYRNEFSKPGDKVKILAIPFKQATQEELKDRQKKTVSELNMLNPRLYSSKPVCCSAKIARFSTHNSWWYNGCPICRKQLRQKQNSNEMSCIKHETQQPLPCYRVYVTIEDRENEAILIVMGEAAEQLFGNTCPELLNKQQEPTRQALPKEIENTIGQQYLFEIQPKSHGELIVKSISPDPQSFVAVSEQHPTTATPDRPSTEKKKNSGNK, translated from the exons ATGGCCCCCACCTTTATCCGTGATATAGAACCTTTTCAATTCATTGAAGAAATGAGAGCTCGGGTAGCAAGGATATGGAGGCCCAAAAAGTTCGATACTGATATCTATGATGGGCTTCATTATGTTCTCATCGATGAAAGG GGCGATGCTATCCATGCTATAATTGATGAATCACATTATCCAGTTGTTACAAACAAAATGGAGGAAGGCAGGGTCTATGACATATTTCGCTGCCATTCAAGAGAGAATGACTTTCCATTCAAAGTTATTGATCATGAGGCACACCTCTCTTTTAACCGGATGACGGAGTTCAAACAAGTTCAAGACTCTTCCTCACCGATTCCACGATATGCATTCAACCTCCTTGAGTTCAGTGAGTTAGCTGACAAAAAAGAAGATCAGATAGTTCTGATAG ATGTTTATGGTTGTCTGAAGTCAATCATGCCAGAGTCCCAGGTCTTTGTgaggaacaaagaaaaaatggaATCAAAGTGTGAAATAACCTTGGAAAATCTCAG GAGAGAGGATGTTAGAATCACTCTGTGGGGCGATAATGCCAGACAATTTGATGTACAAGCTGTACAAAATCGTTCTCCACCGATCTTAGCAGTATTTACAAGCTTGCGGATTACTGAATTCCAAC AACGAATCACATTGTCTGGAACGAATCATACCTGCATGATTGTAGACCCGCAAATTCCTCAAAGACAAGAATACAGAAATGA ATTCTCCAAGCCAGGTGACAAAGTAAAGATTCTTGCTATCCCATTTAAACAGGCAACTCAAGAAGAGCTCAAAGATCgacaaaaaaaaacagtatcAGAATTGAACATGCTTAATCCACGCCTGTACAGC AGCAAGCCTGTTTGCTGCAGTGCTAAAATCGCTAGATTCTCGACACACAATAGCTGGTGGTATAACGGTTGTCCAATCTGCCGCAAGCAGCTTCGACAGAAACAAAATTCTAATGAAATGAGTTGTATTAAACATGAAACACAACAGCCTTTGCCATG TTACAGAGTATACGTAACAATCGAAGACCGGGAAAATGAAGCCATACTGATTGTAATGGGAGAAGCAGCTGAACAACTCTTTGGCAATACCTGTCCAGAATTACTAAACAAACAACAAGAACCTACAAGACAAGCATTGCCAAAGGAGATTGAAAATACAATCGGCCAACAATACCTCTTCGAGATTCAACCAAAATCTCATGGTGAACTGATTGTGAAATCTATTTCTCCAGATCCACAAAGTTTTGTAGCAGTATCAGAACAACATCCAACAACCGCAACACCAGATCGTCCTagcacagaaaaaaaaaagaacagtgGAAACAAGTAG
- the LOC133712606 gene encoding uncharacterized protein LOC133712606 isoform X2, producing the protein MAAENGKRGIKRFLEPSTGDRIDQEKSEYGHVRSKRLKRMFHPEIAGGSNECRNEMQLKGDDENAAEGMAAKDAKKGKKRLSKESTTKRVNQGKTERSHVRSKRLKRMFHPEIAGGSNECRNEMQLKGDDENAAEGITTKDANRGKKRLLKRPIAKRIDEGKTECSHDKSKRLKRMFCREINEKDNQCQSETEFRDQRSRLFGQASYQQNRQGLTVKYEDSGDNVYSCNHCDACFWLGEAIKRSTSNASIIYTNCCRKGKIKLERSKPTPTFLEHLLNPDNGSESRSFRENIRIYNSMFAFTSMGANIDYKINNGLGPYVFKISGQVHHLMGSLLPSNGESPKYAQLYIYDTKNEVSNRINAIDPNHNNVNIKSNIVEGLIKMFDQNNELVKEFRTIRDRYENGFIPTLNMTILNRQPTDSKQYETPTSEEIGGLIVGDIGQHNANKDLIIESKSGCLQRISKIHPKYMSLQYPILFPYGEDGYKPNLLIEQIPGNSKKKKTTNIYASIHCVSNPRPK; encoded by the exons ATGGCAGCTGAAAATGGCAAGAGAGGGATAAAGAGGTTCTTAGAACCATCTACCGGTGACAGAATTGATCAAGAAAAATCTGAATATGGTCATGTCAGATcaaaaagattgaaaagaa TGTTTCATCCAGAAATTGCTGGAGGATCTAATGAATGTCGGAATGAAATGCAATTGAAAGGTGATGATGAAAACGCTGCTGAAG GGATGGCAGCTAAGGATgccaagaaaggaaaaaaaagattgTCAAAAGAATCCACTACTAAGAGAGTTAATCAAGGAAAAACTGAACGTAGTCATGTTAGATCAAAGAGATTGAAAAGAA TGTTTCATCCAGAAATTGCTGGAGGATCTAATGAATGTCGGAATGAAATGCAATTGAAAGGTGATGATGAAAACGCTGCTGAAG GAATAACAACTAAGGATGCCAACAGAGGAAAGAAAAGGTTGTTAAAACGACCTATTGCTAAGAGAATTGATGAAGGAAAAACTGAATGTAGTCATGATAAATCAAAGAGATTGAAAAGAA TGTTTTGCCGAGAGATTAATGAAAAAGATAATCAATGTCAGAGTGAGACCGAATTCAGAG aTCAACGTTCGCGACTATTTGGTCAAGCGTCATATCAACAAAACAGACAAG GGTTAACTGTGAAATACGAAGACTCGGGGGATAATGTGTACTCATGTAACCATTGTGATGCATGCTTTTGGCTTGGAGAAGCTATTAAAAGATCAACTTCAAATGCATCAATTATCTATACAAATTGTTGTAGGAAAGGCAAAATCAAACttgaaagatcaaaaccaaCACCAACTTTCCTCGAGCATTTATTGAATCCAGACAATGGTTCAGAAAGCAGATCATTCAGAGAAAACATAAGAATTTATAATTCAATGTTTGCTTTTACATCAATGGGAGCAAATATtgactacaaaataaataatggTTTAGGTCCTTATGTTTTCAAAATTAGTGGTCAAGTACATCATTTAATGGGTTCTTTATTACCCTCTAATGGAGAATCTCCTAAATATgctcaattatatatatatgatacaaAAAATGAAGTTTCAAATCGCATTAATGCAATTGATCCGAATCACAATAATGTAAATATCAAATCAAATATAGTTGAAGGACTCATTAAAATGTTTGACCAAAATAATGAATTAGTAAAAGAATTTCGAACTATAAGAGATAGATATGAAAATGGTTTCATTCCTACATTAAATATGACTATACTTAATCGTCAACCTACTGATAGCAAACAATATGAAACACCAACCAGTGAAGAAATTGGTGGTTTAATTGTTGGTGATATTGGACAACATAATGCAAATAAAGATTTAATTATTGAATCAAAAAGTGGTTGTTTACAACGTATTTCTAAAATACATCCAAAATACATGTCATTACAATATCCAATACTTTTTCCATATGGTGAAGATGGATATAAACCGAATTTACTAATAGAGCAAATACCTggaaattctaaaaaaaaaaagacaacgAATATCTATGCGAGCATACATTGCGTATCAAATCCAAGACCGAAATAA